A window from Phaeocystidibacter marisrubri encodes these proteins:
- the paaZ gene encoding phenylacetic acid degradation bifunctional protein PaaZ has translation MNIQNYVAGQWVSGTGEEFLATDAITGEAIGTVSSAGIDYAEVLEYGRRTGGPALRKMTFQERGRMLKALALHLMKHKDKFYEVSFRTGATKVDSWIDIEGGIGNLFANASLRRQFPDLPYYVDGEAAGLSRNGTFIGHHIMVPKRGVAVHINAFNFPVWGMLEKIAVNLMAGVPAVVKPSEYTSYLTEVVVREIIASKILPEGSLQLITGLGRGILDDVQLGDTVTFTGSAATGKKLQASPQILERGVTFNLEADSLNASVLGEAAAPGTPEFDLFVKEVTREITVKAGQKCTAVRRILVPENYIEDVQAAVSKRLASTTMGDPRKEGVRMGSLATKLQVERVMAAVDKMKASMDMVYGGTDQQAEIIGSDYEKGAFMAPILFRNNKPLEVMEAHNIEAFGPVSTIMPYKNLEEAVEIANLGKGSLVSSIVTADDKEAREYVVNAAPMHGRILVLNEKSAKESTGHGSPMPLLTHGGPGRAGGGEEMGGKRGILHYLQRTAIQGHPDTITEITQVYQPGSTRPEADKHVFRKHFEELTVGETVYTAKHTVTVTDIVNFANVSGDNFYAHMDETSLEGTIFEGRVAHGYFILSKAAGLFVEAKKGPVLLNYGIDEARFTKPVYPGTTIGVKFTVKEKIDQEKRSEDDVAKGIVKFNVEVYDDTDETVAIATILTMVKKIDQSM, from the coding sequence ATGAACATACAGAACTACGTTGCTGGTCAATGGGTAAGCGGAACTGGAGAGGAGTTTCTCGCTACCGATGCCATTACCGGCGAAGCTATTGGCACAGTATCTAGCGCGGGAATTGATTACGCAGAAGTGTTGGAGTACGGTAGAAGAACCGGCGGCCCCGCTCTTCGTAAAATGACCTTCCAAGAACGCGGAAGAATGCTCAAAGCACTTGCACTTCACCTGATGAAGCACAAGGACAAGTTCTATGAGGTGAGCTTTCGCACTGGTGCAACCAAAGTAGATTCATGGATTGATATTGAAGGAGGAATTGGCAACTTATTCGCCAACGCGTCTCTACGCCGACAGTTCCCTGATTTACCCTATTACGTAGACGGCGAAGCGGCAGGACTCAGTCGGAATGGAACCTTTATTGGTCACCATATTATGGTGCCAAAGCGCGGTGTGGCCGTGCATATCAACGCCTTCAACTTCCCAGTATGGGGAATGCTCGAAAAGATTGCTGTTAACTTGATGGCAGGTGTTCCCGCGGTGGTTAAGCCGTCGGAGTACACGTCTTACCTCACCGAAGTTGTCGTACGCGAAATCATCGCTTCTAAGATTCTTCCAGAGGGATCACTTCAGCTCATCACAGGTTTGGGTAGAGGAATTTTAGATGATGTCCAGTTGGGTGATACCGTCACTTTCACTGGCTCTGCTGCCACAGGAAAGAAACTTCAAGCGAGTCCACAGATTCTAGAAAGAGGTGTTACCTTCAATCTTGAAGCTGATTCACTTAACGCGTCGGTTCTCGGTGAAGCAGCCGCTCCAGGCACTCCAGAGTTCGATCTTTTTGTGAAAGAAGTAACGCGTGAAATCACCGTAAAAGCGGGACAAAAATGTACGGCGGTTCGTCGAATTCTCGTTCCTGAAAACTATATCGAAGACGTACAAGCTGCTGTTTCAAAACGATTGGCTTCTACTACCATGGGCGATCCTCGTAAGGAGGGCGTGCGCATGGGCTCACTAGCCACCAAGCTACAAGTGGAGCGCGTTATGGCTGCGGTTGATAAAATGAAGGCCTCCATGGACATGGTTTATGGTGGTACCGATCAGCAGGCTGAAATCATTGGTTCGGATTATGAGAAAGGTGCGTTCATGGCGCCTATCCTCTTCCGTAACAACAAGCCACTGGAAGTGATGGAAGCACACAACATTGAGGCCTTTGGTCCAGTGTCTACCATCATGCCTTATAAGAACCTCGAGGAAGCGGTTGAAATCGCGAACCTAGGTAAGGGTTCACTCGTTTCTTCCATTGTTACAGCAGATGATAAAGAAGCACGTGAATACGTGGTAAATGCAGCTCCAATGCACGGACGTATTCTCGTATTGAACGAGAAGAGTGCTAAGGAATCTACGGGTCACGGTTCTCCTATGCCACTCCTTACGCACGGTGGACCGGGTAGAGCAGGTGGCGGCGAAGAGATGGGTGGAAAGCGCGGTATCCTTCACTACTTGCAACGCACGGCCATCCAAGGTCACCCAGACACCATTACCGAAATCACTCAGGTGTACCAACCGGGGTCAACTCGTCCGGAAGCCGACAAGCACGTATTCCGCAAGCACTTTGAGGAATTGACCGTTGGTGAAACCGTGTACACAGCGAAGCACACAGTAACAGTAACCGACATTGTGAACTTTGCCAATGTGAGCGGCGACAATTTCTACGCCCACATGGATGAGACTTCTTTGGAAGGCACCATCTTCGAAGGACGCGTAGCGCACGGCTACTTCATCCTCAGCAAAGCAGCGGGATTGTTTGTAGAGGCGAAGAAAGGTCCCGTTCTATTGAACTACGGCATCGACGAGGCGCGCTTCACCAAGCCTGTTTACCCTGGAACAACTATCGGAGTTAAGTTCACCGTTAAGGAGAAAATCGATCAAGAAAAACGCAGCGAAGACGACGTAGCCAAAGGCATCGTAAAGTTCAACGTTGAGGTTTACGACGACACCGACGAAACGGTAGCTATCGCGACTATCTTAACGATGGTGAAGAAGATAGATCAGTCGATGTAA
- a CDS encoding HipA domain-containing protein: protein MEFFGTPTPPEIPYSLDDMEELAKNVVERSVAVPGVQAKLSMSLVSEAKDQSDARLTVVGALGGGYIFKPPSELFPEMPANEHLTMRIAETMGIPVVSSSLIRLASGELSYITKRIDRQGNEKVHMLDMFQITEAYDKYKSSMEKVGKAIGQYSSNTLLDKTYFFDLAVFSFLTGNNDMHLKNFSMIEGRRGWTLAPAYDLLNVAILLPEDNEELALTLAGKKRKLKREHFVELGLVMGLSARQIEGTFNRMIKNRNVAFARIESSFLQEGKRQGYKQLLISRYEQLGLE from the coding sequence ATGGAATTTTTTGGAACACCCACGCCGCCTGAGATACCGTACTCGTTAGATGATATGGAAGAACTGGCGAAGAATGTAGTAGAGCGAAGTGTTGCCGTTCCTGGGGTTCAAGCAAAGCTCTCTATGTCTCTTGTGAGTGAAGCTAAAGATCAATCTGACGCTCGATTGACCGTAGTAGGAGCATTGGGAGGGGGATACATTTTTAAGCCGCCTTCGGAATTGTTTCCTGAAATGCCAGCCAATGAGCATTTAACAATGCGAATCGCTGAAACCATGGGAATTCCAGTGGTATCATCTTCATTAATCCGGTTAGCCTCAGGTGAATTGTCATATATCACAAAAAGAATAGATAGACAGGGCAATGAGAAAGTTCACATGCTAGATATGTTTCAAATTACAGAAGCATATGATAAGTATAAGAGCTCTATGGAGAAGGTTGGAAAGGCTATCGGTCAGTATTCCAGCAACACATTATTAGACAAAACATATTTCTTTGATTTGGCTGTCTTCTCGTTCCTTACAGGCAATAACGATATGCATCTGAAGAATTTTTCGATGATTGAAGGTCGGAGAGGATGGACATTGGCGCCTGCTTATGATTTGCTGAATGTTGCCATTTTACTGCCTGAAGACAATGAGGAACTGGCTCTGACATTAGCTGGTAAAAAGCGAAAATTGAAGAGAGAGCATTTTGTAGAATTGGGTCTTGTTATGGGGTTGTCCGCTCGACAAATAGAGGGAACCTTCAATCGAATGATTAAGAATAGGAATGTAGCATTCGCACGGATTGAAAGCTCTTTTTTACAGGAAGGAAAGCGACAGGGTTACAAGCAGTTGTTGATTTCTAGATATGAACAGCTAGGGTTAGAATAA
- a CDS encoding HipA N-terminal domain-containing protein: protein MRQGKVFYKDQLAGLITETDEGECVFAYSPEYVEKFPNDFITFTMPVRSEPYSDNRLFPFFEGLIPEGWLLEIASNNWRINKNDSMGLLLACCQNCIGAVSVEPIPQEDAA, encoded by the coding sequence ATGAGGCAGGGTAAGGTGTTTTACAAAGACCAACTAGCAGGATTGATCACAGAAACTGATGAAGGGGAGTGTGTCTTCGCGTATTCTCCAGAATACGTGGAGAAATTTCCAAATGACTTCATCACGTTCACAATGCCTGTGAGGTCTGAACCTTATTCAGATAATCGACTCTTTCCCTTTTTTGAAGGGTTAATTCCTGAAGGATGGCTTTTAGAGATAGCGTCCAATAATTGGAGAATCAACAAGAACGACAGCATGGGTTTGTTGTTAGCATGTTGTCAGAATTGCATTGGAGCGGTGAGTGTAGAACCAATTCCGCAAGAAGATGCCGCATAG
- a CDS encoding type II toxin-antitoxin system Y4mF family antitoxin: protein MKTLSEFVKERRKEVNLTQEEFAERAGVALTVIRKIEQGKTNLNLEKVNLVLQMFGHELAPVNSNSLKS from the coding sequence ATGAAGACATTGTCAGAGTTTGTGAAAGAACGAAGAAAGGAAGTCAACTTAACCCAAGAAGAGTTTGCGGAACGGGCAGGAGTAGCTTTAACCGTGATCCGAAAGATTGAGCAGGGTAAAACAAATCTCAATCTGGAGAAAGTGAATTTGGTACTGCAAATGTTTGGTCATGAGTTGGCACCAGTGAACAGCAATAGCTTGAAATCATGA
- a CDS encoding ligand-binding sensor domain-containing protein — protein MKSLSIALSLCSVFLAASCSSPEKPVTPSLDLTIPEVGFNGGLIDKTGNLWLSTNGAGVFVFNGESLVNYSKKDGLASNQVFDLVEASDGSIWMGTQEGLTHFDGGRLNSILLPFQDTSSVWLDKVYPIINPNAAHALAIDKNQNLWIGTGGGGVCRFDGFQFKMYLQEHGQKQEDSLYHNWVTCIEMDHSGNMWFGSMTHGGVSVYKGESFEHFSIADGLSDDMVRTLYCDKSGDMWIGFNGNRNSALTRYKDSQFTTYSDGELSKRIHSICEYENGELFISSPRGKLAVFDGTNIREFTSSNGQSYSEIHFILTDANNQLWFGGKSGVWKYDGEEVVQVLGVDGVANHEINKGVNQKESKFPILVLGMTLQPSSHEKPQHLPR, from the coding sequence ATGAAATCTCTTTCAATCGCCCTTTCGCTTTGTTCTGTCTTTCTTGCAGCTTCTTGCTCTAGTCCTGAGAAACCAGTTACGCCATCTTTGGATTTGACCATTCCTGAAGTAGGCTTCAACGGTGGTTTGATCGATAAAACAGGGAATTTGTGGCTGAGTACGAATGGAGCAGGAGTATTCGTATTCAACGGAGAATCTCTTGTGAATTATTCCAAAAAGGACGGCTTGGCAAGCAATCAGGTGTTTGACTTAGTGGAGGCCTCTGATGGTTCAATTTGGATGGGCACGCAGGAGGGACTTACTCATTTCGATGGAGGAAGATTGAATTCCATTTTACTTCCGTTTCAGGATACTTCCAGCGTTTGGTTAGACAAGGTATACCCAATCATTAACCCCAATGCCGCACATGCTTTGGCAATTGATAAGAATCAAAATCTCTGGATTGGGACAGGTGGAGGTGGCGTTTGTCGTTTCGATGGATTCCAATTCAAGATGTACTTGCAGGAACATGGTCAGAAGCAGGAGGATAGCCTTTACCACAATTGGGTAACCTGTATTGAAATGGATCATTCAGGTAATATGTGGTTTGGCTCTATGACGCATGGTGGGGTTAGCGTATACAAGGGAGAAAGCTTTGAGCATTTTTCCATTGCAGATGGTTTAAGTGACGATATGGTAAGGACACTCTATTGCGACAAATCGGGAGATATGTGGATTGGGTTTAATGGCAATAGAAATAGTGCCCTCACACGGTACAAGGATTCTCAGTTTACAACCTATTCCGATGGAGAACTGAGCAAGAGAATTCACTCTATTTGTGAGTATGAAAATGGAGAACTATTTATAAGCTCTCCTCGAGGTAAACTTGCCGTTTTTGACGGGACAAATATTAGAGAGTTTACTTCCTCTAACGGACAATCGTATTCAGAAATACACTTTATTCTCACAGATGCGAATAACCAATTGTGGTTTGGTGGAAAGAGTGGGGTTTGGAAGTATGATGGAGAAGAGGTTGTTCAAGTATTGGGAGTTGATGGAGTGGCTAACCACGAAATAAACAAGGGTGTAAATCAGAAGGAATCGAAATTCCCTATTTTAGTTCTCGGCATGACTCTCCAACCTTCCTCTCATGAAAAACCGCAACATCTTCCTCGTTAG
- a CDS encoding antibiotic biosynthesis monooxygenase family protein: MNRLTEKPAYAVLFISEREVDPAPEGYPEADVATMEKVSKLDGFLGFDNARTGKEGIFISYWSDLDAIERWKNDPLHKSVKADGKKKWYDAYRTVICKIEHFDEFRRSFP, from the coding sequence ATGAACAGATTAACTGAAAAGCCAGCCTATGCGGTTCTCTTCATTTCGGAGAGGGAAGTAGATCCTGCTCCAGAGGGTTACCCAGAGGCAGATGTGGCCACCATGGAAAAAGTGTCTAAGCTGGATGGGTTTTTGGGGTTCGACAATGCCCGAACCGGCAAAGAAGGCATCTTTATTAGCTATTGGAGCGATCTCGACGCTATTGAACGATGGAAAAATGACCCTCTACATAAATCCGTGAAAGCGGACGGAAAGAAAAAATGGTACGACGCTTATCGTACTGTAATATGCAAAATTGAACACTTCGACGAGTTTCGAAGATCGTTCCCCTAA
- a CDS encoding enoyl-CoA hydratase/isomerase family protein encodes MSKNAVDQGDVRIERKGGVAYVEFHHPLSNSLPGKVLAKLANTITELGEDKEVLVIVLQSEGDRAFCAGASFDELISIDNLDTGKVFFSGFANVINAMRKCPKFIIGRVQGKAVGGGVGLASSVDYCFATKFAAVKLSELAVGIGPFVVGPAVERKIGTSGMSELAINATEWRTAEWARDKGLYTEVFDTAHDMDKAISELIEKLSGSNPEAMAELKRVFWQGTEHWDDLLAERAAISGRLVLSDFTRNAIEKFKKK; translated from the coding sequence ATGAGTAAGAATGCAGTTGACCAAGGAGATGTACGCATAGAACGCAAAGGCGGTGTGGCTTATGTTGAGTTCCACCACCCGTTGAGCAACAGTCTCCCCGGAAAAGTACTAGCCAAACTAGCCAACACGATTACGGAGTTGGGAGAAGACAAAGAGGTCCTCGTGATTGTGTTGCAATCAGAAGGTGACCGTGCTTTCTGTGCAGGCGCAAGCTTTGATGAATTGATCAGCATTGACAATTTGGACACAGGTAAAGTGTTCTTTTCTGGATTTGCCAACGTCATCAACGCCATGCGTAAATGTCCGAAGTTCATTATCGGTAGAGTTCAGGGCAAGGCCGTTGGTGGAGGTGTTGGACTTGCATCTTCAGTAGATTACTGTTTCGCGACGAAGTTCGCCGCCGTAAAGCTTTCCGAACTGGCAGTAGGCATTGGACCATTTGTAGTAGGCCCTGCTGTAGAGCGCAAGATTGGTACTAGCGGAATGAGCGAACTAGCCATTAATGCGACGGAGTGGAGAACCGCAGAATGGGCACGCGACAAAGGCCTGTACACGGAGGTCTTCGACACAGCGCATGACATGGATAAGGCCATCTCTGAATTGATTGAGAAACTATCTGGATCCAATCCGGAAGCAATGGCTGAATTGAAGCGCGTTTTCTGGCAAGGCACAGAGCATTGGGACGACCTATTAGCCGAGCGCGCTGCCATCAGCGGACGGTTGGTGCTCAGTGACTTCACTCGCAATGCCATTGAGAAGTTCAAGAAAAAATGA
- a CDS encoding DUF3078 domain-containing protein has translation MIKKLLILILALPLSGFAQDATPADTTVSKWKFGGLYSFTTTQTSLTNWNAGGTNSVNLAGLLRQSADYDGPKWQWSNTLDANYAINIQGASTLKTGDKLEITSRLDRNINTSGSWTTSLFANFRTQFADGFKEAEDVKPISTWMSPGYLTAGIGFTHKSNGLELYLYSLSAAGSFGVEAGEKLRTELGAYLNATYTRNLREGVDLTSNLNLFSNYLEKPQNIDVSWETILLMEVWGPLSVSLQLHLIYDDDILVQNPNAAGDNQSPGLQVKEVLGVGLAYSFGKYKE, from the coding sequence ATGATCAAAAAATTACTCATCCTCATCTTGGCGCTTCCCTTGAGTGGATTTGCTCAAGATGCAACTCCTGCGGATACGACAGTAAGCAAGTGGAAATTTGGTGGCCTGTACAGTTTCACGACCACTCAAACTAGCCTAACCAACTGGAATGCGGGGGGTACCAATAGCGTTAACCTTGCTGGCCTTCTTCGTCAATCTGCGGATTACGATGGTCCGAAATGGCAATGGTCAAACACCCTTGACGCGAATTACGCCATTAACATTCAAGGAGCTTCTACGCTTAAAACGGGTGACAAATTGGAGATCACTTCACGTTTGGACCGAAATATCAATACAAGCGGATCTTGGACAACTTCGCTCTTTGCCAATTTTAGAACCCAATTCGCAGATGGTTTTAAGGAAGCTGAAGATGTAAAACCCATTTCCACTTGGATGTCGCCCGGTTACCTCACAGCGGGTATTGGTTTTACCCACAAGAGCAACGGACTGGAACTGTACCTATATTCACTCAGCGCTGCAGGAAGCTTTGGTGTGGAGGCTGGGGAGAAGTTGAGAACAGAATTAGGTGCGTACTTGAATGCTACGTACACCCGGAACTTGCGCGAAGGTGTTGATCTAACCTCCAACTTAAACCTCTTCTCAAACTACTTGGAAAAACCACAAAACATCGACGTGAGTTGGGAGACTATCTTATTGATGGAAGTGTGGGGTCCTCTTTCTGTCAGTCTTCAACTTCATTTGATCTATGACGATGACATCCTCGTTCAGAATCCAAATGCAGCAGGCGACAATCAATCACCTGGACTTCAGGTAAAAGAGGTTTTGGGAGTGGGATTGGCCTATTCGTTTGGGAAGTATAAAGAGTAA
- a CDS encoding GbsR/MarR family transcriptional regulator: MSEIVQLTAKQKELVEKIGVYHEKSGLPPAPARILALLLVSPITELTFDQIRETLNLSKSATSNAINMLLNVNRLDYITKSGDRKRYFKNKVSNWRSELRDSIFKITEAADILEEILEVRPNNTPEFNENLSSIIDFLRFINDELPGLYQKWENKRT; this comes from the coding sequence ATGTCAGAGATCGTTCAACTTACTGCCAAGCAAAAAGAACTCGTTGAGAAGATCGGAGTTTACCATGAGAAATCTGGGTTACCTCCGGCACCCGCACGAATCTTGGCGCTTCTATTGGTATCTCCCATTACTGAGTTGACCTTTGATCAAATTCGCGAAACATTGAACCTGAGTAAGAGCGCAACCAGCAACGCCATCAACATGCTCCTCAATGTCAACCGTCTTGACTACATCACAAAGTCGGGCGATAGAAAGCGCTACTTCAAGAACAAAGTAAGCAATTGGCGAAGTGAATTGCGCGATAGCATCTTCAAGATTACCGAAGCTGCTGACATCTTAGAAGAGATTCTTGAAGTTCGCCCAAATAATACTCCTGAATTCAACGAAAACCTCAGCAGTATCATCGATTTCCTACGCTTCATCAACGACGAGCTTCCTGGACTTTACCAAAAGTGGGAGAATAAACGAACATAA
- a CDS encoding TolC family protein, with translation MNHIKRTICSTLALFAASFSVWSQPVEYNFDLKEALLFGLENSLSIRQAVLDQSQSEHVVGEVRATGLPQVTGEGQYQNFPNLPTQLLPGEIVGQPGTQIPVQFGTENTMSGTIKATQLIYNQQFFTGLRAAKSSRQLYELLKIKTEEDVIYEVSNAYYMVLELKAQRNVLDSNVAQLNKLEELMKLQYENDLVTQTDLGRIRVNRMNLQTQLQSVKIGLEQQKNYLKLLLGMDISNTLIIRAPEDIEDVSLQTLQYEKEQSIELEILDQQLTLNELNKKSIQAEYAPTLAVFGQQSWQAQRNEWNFFDSNQPWFQQTVVGVQLSVPIFDGLSKHHRIQQSEIDIQKVRLQQTNAQRSLDMQFQNAREQLTNSLASVEAQRDNKELAKDVYEQTQLLYKEQVVGLTDLLDAEQAYRQAETSFYNELLKFRRSELDLLKAQGQLKQIIQ, from the coding sequence ATGAATCACATCAAAAGAACCATCTGCTCAACTCTAGCACTATTCGCCGCGAGTTTCAGTGTATGGTCGCAACCTGTAGAGTACAACTTTGATTTAAAGGAGGCTCTACTATTTGGCTTGGAAAACTCCCTCTCTATACGCCAAGCCGTACTGGATCAAAGTCAGTCGGAACACGTAGTAGGCGAAGTCCGCGCAACAGGACTCCCACAGGTTACCGGTGAAGGGCAATATCAAAACTTCCCAAACCTACCTACCCAGCTCTTACCAGGCGAAATTGTCGGTCAGCCTGGAACACAAATTCCAGTTCAGTTCGGTACTGAAAACACCATGTCGGGCACCATCAAAGCCACACAGCTCATTTACAACCAACAATTCTTTACTGGGTTGAGAGCCGCCAAATCCTCGCGTCAACTCTACGAGTTATTGAAGATCAAAACAGAGGAAGATGTGATTTACGAAGTTTCGAACGCCTACTACATGGTACTCGAACTCAAGGCACAGAGGAATGTATTGGACAGCAATGTGGCTCAGCTCAACAAGCTTGAAGAACTGATGAAGCTACAGTACGAGAACGACCTAGTAACGCAAACCGACCTCGGTAGAATTCGTGTTAACCGCATGAATCTTCAAACCCAATTGCAATCGGTAAAAATAGGGTTGGAACAACAGAAGAACTACCTCAAGCTCTTATTGGGAATGGACATCAGCAACACGCTTATCATCCGAGCTCCCGAGGACATTGAAGACGTTTCGCTTCAAACCCTTCAGTATGAAAAAGAACAATCCATCGAATTGGAAATCTTAGATCAACAACTCACACTAAATGAATTGAACAAGAAGAGCATTCAAGCGGAATACGCGCCAACACTCGCTGTCTTTGGTCAGCAAAGCTGGCAAGCCCAACGCAACGAATGGAATTTCTTCGACTCAAATCAACCTTGGTTTCAACAAACGGTAGTTGGTGTGCAATTGAGCGTTCCCATTTTTGATGGGCTTTCTAAACATCATAGAATCCAACAGTCGGAAATCGACATTCAAAAAGTTCGTTTACAACAAACCAATGCTCAACGCTCTTTGGACATGCAATTCCAAAATGCACGGGAGCAGTTGACCAATTCACTCGCTTCGGTGGAAGCGCAACGCGACAACAAGGAATTGGCAAAGGACGTATACGAGCAAACCCAATTGCTCTATAAAGAACAAGTGGTGGGATTGACAGACTTGCTAGACGCTGAACAAGCGTATCGACAAGCCGAGACCAGCTTTTACAACGAGCTTCTCAAGTTCCGTCGCTCTGAGCTCGACCTACTCAAAGCACAAGGTCAGCTTAAACAAATCATCCAATGA
- a CDS encoding efflux RND transporter periplasmic adaptor subunit, whose product MKKTIIILASASILGLTAYKLYANKEEMKENAKLSEITSASIPVQITHPEKLALNTRVSADGTFEAKTDLTILSETQGKLVAVYKEKGVTVRKGDLLAQVDNELLRTQVAAARANFEKLQSDSARFTKLSESDAVTQRQLEDVRIGLMNARAQYRQVQKQLDNTYIRATTSGIINDDFVQEGAYVSPGMQLYNIVDISKLKLNVRLTANEILNVKEGDEINITSSVYPEDTFNGKVTAIAAKADGALKYNVEITLTNNSSRALKPGMYATAHFLFNSENETLYLDRNAIIGSVQNPQVFTIEDGKAHLKSITIGEVRSDRVEVLEGLSTSNEVITTGQINLEEGTVVNALNRQ is encoded by the coding sequence ATGAAAAAGACCATCATCATTCTTGCTTCTGCCAGCATACTAGGCCTCACCGCATATAAGCTCTATGCCAACAAAGAAGAGATGAAAGAGAACGCCAAGCTCTCTGAAATCACCAGTGCATCTATCCCCGTACAGATCACTCACCCCGAAAAACTCGCATTGAATACACGCGTTTCAGCCGATGGCACTTTTGAGGCTAAAACGGACCTGACCATCTTGTCTGAAACACAAGGCAAACTGGTTGCGGTGTACAAAGAAAAAGGAGTAACCGTTCGAAAAGGAGACCTTCTAGCTCAGGTTGATAATGAACTATTGAGAACCCAAGTGGCCGCAGCCAGAGCCAATTTCGAAAAGCTTCAATCGGATTCTGCGCGCTTCACCAAATTGTCGGAAAGTGACGCGGTGACCCAACGCCAACTGGAAGATGTGCGCATCGGTTTGATGAATGCACGAGCGCAATACCGACAAGTTCAGAAACAGCTGGACAACACATATATCCGTGCAACAACCAGTGGAATCATCAATGACGACTTTGTACAGGAGGGGGCTTATGTTTCACCAGGCATGCAATTGTACAACATTGTAGACATCAGCAAGCTCAAACTAAATGTTCGCCTTACTGCCAACGAAATCCTCAATGTGAAGGAGGGCGATGAAATCAACATCACTTCCAGTGTATACCCAGAAGACACCTTTAATGGCAAAGTAACTGCCATAGCGGCAAAAGCGGACGGAGCCTTGAAATACAATGTGGAAATCACTTTGACCAACAACTCATCAAGAGCACTAAAACCAGGTATGTACGCTACGGCTCACTTTCTTTTCAACAGTGAAAACGAAACGCTTTACCTCGACAGAAACGCCATTATCGGTAGTGTTCAAAACCCTCAAGTATTCACCATTGAAGACGGAAAAGCTCACCTAAAAAGCATCACCATTGGTGAGGTTAGAAGCGACCGTGTGGAAGTACTCGAAGGACTTTCGACGTCGAATGAAGTCATCACAACCGGACAAATCAATCTGGAAGAAGGTACAGTTGTAAACGCACTGAATCGTCAATAA